The Drosophila innubila isolate TH190305 chromosome 3R unlocalized genomic scaffold, UK_Dinn_1.0 2_E_3R, whole genome shotgun sequence genome has a segment encoding these proteins:
- the LOC117790760 gene encoding serine-rich adhesin for platelets, protein MAAINTVPKSIHLPLTSLSTPRVLMCSASVGSEGSVTLQLRDANALETTTTTPAAATTKTTATAATTTIATSSSSSSSSSNPTNGVTLLETSSSASALENALTIGYPDPDMLADVLGTIQTASLKNKHSSSSNSNSSSKRSSNNNSRNNSSNSNSAPTILNTSAGIHLNNPNKITITRRSSTNKISVQTVSTSTNTTISSISGNKTNYIKNCLIRSSSCSNTATNVTTLAQIMSNSSTSSAASLLSQHNNNSNCSNSSNFSNASSVGSSISIGSSTNCSNSSSNSSTNSNSNSNSNSNSNDSNSSSGHSLSFKSNGRNVPGVVTTAASTNTTATGIGIVTVDTAPRKSRPKLSSPTRHGPQQCQICSKIFGNASALAKHKLTHSDERKYICALCSKAFKRQDHLNGHMMTHRNKKPYECKADGCGKSYCDARSLRRHSENHHGGVATPTNSSLSPAANTSCGNSSSSVSNGSNIGAGVGVATNSLSLSPATASGDASSPDGATCIRTYISTGSSVVDAATGIALSEEQIKAMNLPIKTGVTLLSPTTSTSSNASSTASSTSCSSSSVGSNSGNNNNHIGNTLMSSSPTITLSDGAMLEGEGLTREQLDLISKIMQQTKQTSAQVTVSSPTSVSSYKINTETAPVQSRPRTWNMQLLNNAQNVTVTVEDGTELVASATSSPDDVKEDELSQQIVAAINPHLLNIVKIDKPVECNLCHRKFKNIPALNGHMRLHGGYFKKDPETKRNEKKDASGPPLQTASIGVRALIEEKIISKRKDINKGAFVVPAPPGSSVNSGGAGGGGGVGNGVSNLRRSISDLESFLNPKSSLSQALATSCSTSTTTAVLPAATTIKSSNGLSIQQIGLPQSIEIFSGGQRQPKTLSLGSGANTITITTNNVPTTTTMSALTALKGGSGSGSGSVVGSGSGSGSVVSNHADPKDSTLIELLKRGTRIAVTSKKTQLQAQTSTNLLLSNMSGTELTTIGGSLHTGRQIITNNNRTVIIPSDVHVVSTKSKLISSSSSSNSSNNNSSSNNNSSISLPDGTPLSLTIAPSQESLGVIGETSGMTNGGGGVYTVTYTSDADASDLFDDAEVYNVSDTEMLLQTVDTMELLNDDEDEAHKSEHSDDFALLGSETGGDHTQLIKLEPDAGQCNSSNNNNNNHNSNINQTTPLPTFQQFHSKELIMQNSSQIQAIANMRGGSSLGVLASPLHSPLAYPTPPSSHENVAQSSPFIEDAAAQFVDANHTFFGDKTDFSHVYFKTDDSDSLQQQLSDNDNEKILKLKSVLEESSFDPSIKVEDLLNSNEDDAECDLREFAETNLSFLDEDQEFLNDSRNATSPLSESFFTSGIGSAEDVKQVLREVLPDENMQLQLSSEQQGENIIDLYYLPGLGLQSQMMPNSDDPLLSSSPREFGQQRQLLHATTTSAVQVMEPTVLYEQQSTQQQQQQQQQQQQQQQQQQQLLPQTELPQQQQQQQTEFMLPNYTPVSCQTQYLDTNQQAMTLQPLNSLLQPLLYATGNNNGNNGNNNVGNSSEKHEFTTLLSTHVGGHATVLDASLLFACSDSGNKQQVIATALPAAAAAAVPPPVASVSNLQPLSNQTNSILKRRLRSNGAQDVHKFSKFHTLSPHRSKLRKPSRTHYTPAPILNPDRKGTGLYCNVRKQLGQGIFDVFDDDFGDPVGLVDFSDESKVNLGSTYQAQIPACKPSDEYNKETPMGADLMWDPSVQLDEKILMRYIDLSKSSAVPMGSHSEEVALQTLLDAKGNSAAAVLTLLQTQSSAFQMKWTAYELEQFLRGLEKHGKNFGKIASELLTKTSGECVQMYYFWKKLCVDYKVSHLKMEPVTPSTPTVEQKPYVCEIADCSAGLQ, encoded by the exons ATGGCTGCCATAAATACG GTACCCAAAAGCATACACCTGCCATTGACGAGTCTCAGCACGCCGCGCGTGTTGATGTGCAGCGCCTCCGTTGGCAGTGAAGGATCCGTGACACTGCAATTGAGAGATGCCAATGCCTtggagacaacaacaacaacaccagcagcagcgacaacaaagacaacagcaacagcagcaactacaacaatagcaacatcttcgtcatcatcatcatcatcgagCAATCCAACAAATGGCGTCACTCTGCTTGAGACCTCATCATCAGCGTCAGCATTAGAGAATGCATTGACCATTGGCTATCCGGATCCGGATATGTTAGCAGATGTTTTGGGCACCATTCAGACAGCCT ctctcaaaaacaaacacagcagcagcagcaacagcaacagcagcagtaaaagaagtagcaacaacaacagtagaaataacagcagcaacagcaacagtgcaCCAACAATTCTAAATACAAGTGCTGGCATTCATTTGAATAATCCGAACAAGATAACGATAACGCGTCGAAGTTCGACGAACAAGATCAGTGTACAGACGGTGAGCACGTCGACAAACACAACCATTAGCAGTATTAGCGGCAACAAGACCAACTACATTAAGAACTGTCTAatacgcagcagcagctgcagcaacactGCCACCAATGTCACGACGCTGGCACAGATTatgagcaacagcagcaccagcagcgcTGCCAGTTTACTCAGTCAGCATAACAATAATAgcaattgcagcaacagcagtaacTTTAGCAACGCCTCCTCCGTTGGCAGCAGTATTAGCATTGGCAGCAGCaccaactgcagcaacagtagcagcaacagcagcaccaacagcaacagtaacagcaacagcaacagcaacagcaacgacagcaacagcagcagtggtCACAGTTTAAGTTTCAAGAGCAACGGTCGAAATGTTCCTGGCGTagtcacaacagcagcatccaCAAACACCACAGCAACTGGCATTGGCATCGTCACCGTCGACACTGCGCCCAGAAAGAGTCGCCCCAAGCTATCGTCCCCAACACGCCACGGACCGCAGCAGTGTCAG ATTTGTAGCAAGATCTTTGGAAATGCCTCGGCGCTGGCCAAGCACAAACTGACGCACAGCGACGAACGGAAATATATTTGTGCGCTCTGCTCGAAGGCATTCAAGCGGCAAGATCACTT AAACGGACACATGATGACGCATCGCAACAAGAAGCCTTACGAGTGTAAGGCCGATGGCTGTGGCAAGTCGTATTGTGATGCACGCTCCCTGCGCCGCCACTCGGAGAATCACCATGGAGGcgtggccacgcccaccaatAGCTCATTGTCGCCCGCAGCCAATACAAGttgcggcaacagcagcagcagtgtcagcaacggcagcaacattgGTGCTGGTGTTGGTGTCGCCACCAATTCGTTGAGTCTGTCGCCGGCAACGGCTAGCGGGGATGCCAGCTCACCGGATGGGGCAACCTGCATACGCACCTACATCTCCACAGGCAGCTCTGTGGTGGATGCGGCCACAGGAATCGCGCTGTCCGAGGAGCAAATCAAGGCCATGAACTTGCCAATCAAGACGGGAGTCACACTGCTGTCGCCAACGACATCGACATCCTCGAATGCCTCATCCACAGCATCGTCCACGTCGTGCTCCTCCTCATCCGTTGgcagcaacagtggcaacaacaacaaccacattgGCAACACTCTTATGTCCAGTTCACCGACTATAACACTCAGCGATGGGGCCATGCTGGAGGGCGAGGGCTTGACACGGGAGCAGCTCGATCTCATCAGCAAGATCATGCAGCAGACGAAACAAACGAGCGCCCAGGTCACAGTCTCCTCTCCCACCAGCGTCAGCTCCTACAAGATCAACACGGAGACTGCCCCGGTGCAAAGCCGGCCACGCACTTGGAACATGCAATTG CTGAATAATGCACAGAATGTGACCGTTACCGTCGAGGATGGCACCGAACTGGTTGCCTCCGCCACCAGCTCACCCGACGACGTCAAGGAGGATGAGCTGAGTCAACAAATTGTGGCTGCCATCAATCCCCACCTGCTCAACATTGTGAAGATCGACAAGCCAGTTGAGTGCAATCTTTGTCACCGTAAGTTCAAAAATATACCCGCCCTCAATGGGCATATGCGTCTCCATGGTGGCTACTTCAAGAAGGATCCAGAAACCAAGCGCAACGAGAAGAAGGATGCAAGTGGACCGCCCTTGCAGACAGCCAGCATCGGTGTCCGTGCCCTCATCGAGGAGAAGATCATTAGCAAACGCAAGGACATCAATAAG GGCGCGTTTGTAGTGCCTGCACCACCCGGCAGCTCAGTGAACAGCGGGGGtgctggcggtggtggtggtgtcgGCAATGGGGTCAGCAACCTGCGACGCTCCATCAGCGATTTGGAGAGTTTCCTCAATCCGAAGAGCAGTTTGAGCCAGGCACTAGCCACCAGCTGCAGCACGAGCACCACCACAGCGGTGTTGCCGGCGGCCACCACCATCAAGAGCAGCAATGGTCTGAGCATTCAGCAGATTGGGCTGCCCCAGAGCATTGAGATCTTCAGCGGTGGCCAGAGACAGCCAAAGACTTTGAGCCTGGGCAGTGGTGCCAACACGATAACCATAACCACCAACAATGTGCCTACCACAACCACCATGAGCGCTCTAACGGCACTAAAgggtggcagcggcagcggcagcggcagcgtcgtcggcagcggcagcggcagtggcagcgTCGTCTCGAACCACGCGGATCCCAAGGACTCCACGTTGATTGAGCTGTTGAAACGTGGCACACGGATTGCCGTGACCTCCAAGAAGACGCAGTTGCAGGCACAAACAAGTACAAACCTGCTGCTCAGCAATATGTCCGGCACGGAACTGACCACCATTGGTGGCAGTCTGCATACGGGTCGACAGATCATCACCAACAACAATCGCACTGTCATCATACCCTCGGATGTGCATGTCGTCTCCACCAAGAGCAAGTTGatctccagcagcagcagcagcaacagcagcaacaacaacagcagcagcaacaacaacagcagcatctcCTTGCCGGATGGCACTCCCCTCTCCCTGACCATCGCTCCAAGTCAAGAGAGCCTCGGCGTCATTGGGGAAACCAGTGGCATGACGAACGGAGGAGGTGGTGTCTATACGGTGACCTATACCAGCGATGCGGATGCATCGGATCTCTTTGACGATGCCGAGGTGTACAATGTCTCCGATACGGAGATGCTGCTGCAAACTGTGGACACCATGGAGCTGCTGAACGATGACGAGGACGAGGCACACAAAAGTGAACATTCCGATGACTTTGCCCTGCTCGGCTCCGAGACCGGCGGAGATCACACGCAGCTGATTAAATTGGAGCCAGATGCAGGGcagtgcaacagcagcaacaacaacaacaacaaccacaacagcaatatTAATCAGACGACGCCATTGCCCACCTTCCAGCAATTCCATTCCAAGGAGCTCATCATGCAGAACAGCTCACAGATCCAGGCGATTGCCAATATGCGCGGAGGCAGCAGTCTGGGTGTGCTTGCCTCGCCCCTGCACTCACCCCTCGCCTATCCGACGCCGCCGTCCAGTCACGAGAACGTGGCGCAATCCTCACCCTTCATCGAGGATGCCGCCGCCCAGTTTGTGGACGCGAATCACACGTTCTTTGGCGACAAGACGGACTTCTCCCACGTCTACTTCAAGACAGACGATAGCGATTccctgcagcagcagctcagcGACAATGACAATGAGAAGATACTCAAATTGAAGTCCGTGCTGGAGGAGAGCAGCTTTGATCCGTCCATCAAGGTGGAGGATCTGCTCAATAGCAACGAGGATGATGCCGAGTGTGATCTGCGTGAATTTGCCGAGACAAATCTGTCGTTTCTCGACGAGGATCAGGAGTTTCTCAACGATTCGCGCAACGCCACATCGCCGCTCTCCGAGTCCTTCTTCACCAGCGGCATCGGCTCCGCCGAGGATGTCAAGCAGGTGCTGCGCGAGGTGCTGCCCGATGAGAAcatgcagctgcagctgagcAGCGAGCAGCAGGGCGAGAATATCATAGATCTCTACTATCTGCCGGGACTGGGACTGCAGTCCCAAATGATGCCCAACTCGGATGATCCActgttgtcgtcgtcgccACGGGAATTTGGCCAGCAGCGTCAGTTgctgcatgcaacaacaacgtcggCAGTTCAGGTCATGGAGCCGACAGTGCTGTACGAGCAGCAAtcaacgcagcagcagcagcagcaacaacaacagcagcaacaacagcagcaacagcagcaacagttgctgccacaaacCGAGCtaccgcaacagcagcaacaacaacagacagagTTCATGCTGCCCAACTACACTCCGGTGTCGTGTCAGACACAATATCTGGACACCAATCAGCAGGCGATGACGTTGCAGCCACTGAACAGCCTGTTGCAGCCATTGCTTTATGCcaccggcaacaacaacggcaacaacggcaacaacaacgtcggCAACTCGAGTGAGAAACACGAGTTCACCACACTGCTCAGCACTCATGTCGGGGGGCATGCCACAGTGCTTGATGCCAGTCTGCTGTTTGCCTGCAGCGACAgtggcaacaagcaacaagtgATTGCCACCGcgttgccagcagcagcagcagcagcagtgccACCGCCAGTGGCAAGTGTCTCCAATCTACAGCCATTGTCGAACCAAACGAATTCCATACTGAAGCGTCGTTTGCGCTCGAATGGAGCGCAGGATGTGCACAAGTTCTCCAAATTCCATACACTCTCGCCGCATCGCTCCAAGCTGCGTAAACCTTCCCGCACTCATTATACGCCAGCTCCCATCCTGAATCCGGATCGCAAGGGCACCGGACTCTATTGCAATGTGCGCAAGCAACTCGGCCAGGGCATCTTCGATGTCTTCGACGATGACTTTGGCGATCCTGTGGGTCTGGTCGACTTCTCCGACGAGTCCAAGGTGAATCTGGGCTCGACTTATCAGGCTCAGATACCCGCCTGCAAGCCGTCGGATGAGTACAACAAGGAGACACCAATGGGCGCCGATCTGATGTGGGATCCCAGCGTGCAGCTTGACGAGAAGATCCTCATGCGCTACATAGATCTCAGCAAATCATCTGCCGTCCCCATGGGCAGCCATTCGGAGGAAGTCGCTCTCCAAACCCTTCTCGACGCCAAGGGCAACTCGGCAGCTGCTGTCTTAACCCTGCTCCAAACCCAGTCCAGCGCATTCCAGATGAAGTGGACTGCCTACGAGCTGGAGCAGTTTCTGCGAGGTCTGGAGAAGCACGGCAAGAACTTTGGCAAAATCGCAAGCgag ctGCTTACAAAGACATCGGGTGAGTGCGTtcaaatgtattatttttggaaGAAGCTCTGTGTGGACTACAAGGTGTCTCATCTGAAAATGGAGCCAGTTACGCCCAGCACTCCGACGGTGGAGCAGAAGCCCTACGTCTGTGAGATTGCCGACTGCTCGGCG GGTCTTCAATAA